In Torulaspora globosa chromosome 1, complete sequence, a genomic segment contains:
- a CDS encoding uncharacterized protein (ancestral locus Anc_6.281), protein MAKKKGRKNNTNSAARKAGKEATGMTADKNSGDVAAEVDETSNQVSHTLQAGIERVAKSVDLEEDTTKIALSHDLQAHSSEAAKGAEVVTETAASEATEKMEEVSSARKSLEIDSVTRHEQKEELINAAPEPIKDAEDAEGVDAAEEASTGTTKLIEQDTHDGPNKDDETRKEALVSPTNNVAPETPVPGTPEEKPVEEGHEALKQKTAEIEHDILSFNTPPLPPRAHGPSTEASQTPSVLLPPQSPSATQSPLSPPLPPRHARKHAVPPPLHEELKSEEFRRNMTGTSEPPPMPPRGNRNKRLDSAADVNLVVNRYCQTSHHYQRQDEHSREGLERGKDMLKTSYSVFLDSLPKTVKPTTSVEPSEETTLGDELHQLDEDERALIEVDWGYWTQVVNDFASVASDPDKFEQKIAGGIPPQIRGIIWQLIANSKSTEFEDIFVTLLNTQSPHEASIRKDLKRTKFIPADKVESLFNVMKVYSVYDPDVGYTQGMAFITTPLILNCETEAESFGLLIRLMKSYGLRELFLPEMPGLMLLLYQFDRLFEENSPQLYNHLTRQGIRSSMYATQWFLTFFAYKFPLAFVLRIYDIVFAEGIESILRIAVNLMVKNAKQLLALKFDKLLDFLKNELFAYYLKGSVRDRSCSEQEEQEEQEEQEEQDGEKSEASSVIKRNLTTAGTDQSVALNGDAYDINAFVHDAMNDVHVTPISLKRYAAEYEEIHQIEQQKEAQFESIRIKNKQLQREVRKLEHDYALLNREHIEIANELIKNRLRIETLLDENNDQRLMILDLKRQLQEEIRKQQLPNPDASIPSDLREDLDRTIKRNAEVMSSNLKLQDKINEQEKIIEALRAGNRAPSPGSVPFKQPLAGAFSKLFKNDNS, encoded by the coding sequence ATGGCTAAGAAGAAAGGCAGAAAGAATAATACAAACTCTGCAGCAAGAAAGGCCGGTAAGGAAGCCACTGGAATGACTGCTGACAAGAACTCGGGCGATGTTGCAGCCGAAGTGGACGAGACATCAAACCAGGTAAGCCACACCTTGCAAGCTGGCATTGAGCGAGTTGCCAAATCAGTGGATCTCGAGGAGGATACTACCAAGATTGCTCTATCACACGATTTGCAAGCGcattcttcagaagcagctaAAGGGGCCGAAGTTGTAACAGAAACAGCAGCTTCAGAGGCCACCGAAAAGATGGAAGAGGTTTCATCGGCTAGAAAATCTTTAGAGATCGATTCTGTGACCAGACAtgaacagaaagaagagctgatcaacGCTGCGCCGGAACCTATCAAAGATGCTGAGGATGCTGAAGGCGTCGACGCTGCCGAAGAAGCAAGTACGGGAACAACCAAATTAATCGAGCAAGACACTCATGACGGTCCAAACAAGGATGATGAAACGCGTAAAGAAGCCTTAGTCAGCCCCACAAATAACGTTGCGCCAGAAACACCAGTTCCTGGGACTCCGGAAGAGAAGCCCGTTGAGGAAGGCCATGAGGCCCTCAAGCAAAAGACCGCTGAAATCGAACATGATATCCTATCGTTTAATACTCCGCCATTACCTCCTCGTGCTCATGGTCCGTCAACTGAGGCATCGCAAACGCCATCCGTGCTGTTACCGCCGCAAAGCCCATCTGCTACTCAGTCACCTCTTTCGCCTCCATTGCCTCCAAGACATGCGAGAAAACACGCTGTGCCGCCTCCTCTGcatgaagagctgaaatCTGAAGAgttcagaagaaatatgaCTGGGACAAGCGAGCCACCTCCAATGCCTCCTCGAGGCAATAGGAATAAAAGATTGGATTCTGCGGCCGACGTCAATCTGGTCGTTAACAGATACTGCCAGACGAGCCATCATTACCAAAGACAGGATGAGCATTCAAGAGAGGGCCTTGAAAGAGGAAAGGACATGCTTAAAACGTCATACTCGGTTTTCTTGGATAGTTTGCCCAAGACTGTAAAGCCCACGACTTCTGTTGAGCCTAGTGAAGAGACAACACTTGGAGATGAACTCCATCAACTagacgaggatgaaagagcATTGATAGAGGTCGACTGGGGTTACTGGACACAAGTGGTCAATGATTTTGCCTCAGTTGCGAGCGATCCCGATAAGTTTGAGCAGAAAATTGCCGGTGGTATTCCTCCACAAATTCGTGGTATTATCTGGCAACTAATAGCCAATTCCAAGTCCACTGAGTTCGAAGACATATTTGTGACATTATTAAACACACAATCACCCCACGAAGCAAGCATTCGTAAGGATTTGAAGCGTACCAAATTCATCCCAGCGGATAAAGTTGAAAGCCTTTTCAACGTCATGAAAGTCTATTCAGTCTACGATCCAGACGTTGGTTACACACAAGGGATGGCTTTCATTACCACACCGTTGATATTGAATTGCGAGACGGAGGCGGAATCTTTCGGTCTTTTAATAAgactgatgaagagttACGGGCTTAGAGAGCTTTTCTTACCCGAAATGCCTGGATTAATGCTTCTGCTATATCAATTTGATAGATTATTCGAGGAAAATTCTCCACAACTTTACAACCACCTCACTAGACAAGGTATTCGTTCTTCAATGTACGCAACCCAGTGGTTTTTAACCTTTTTCGCGTACAAATTTCCCTTAGCCTTTGTTCTGAGGATATACGATATTGTATTTGCAGAGGGGATTGAATCTATCCTGCGGATTGCTGTCAATTTGATGGTTAAGAATGCTAAACAACTGCTTGCGCTGAAGTTCGATAAACTTTTGGACTTTTTAAAGAACGAACTCTTCGCTTACTATCTGAAAGGATCTGTCAGAGATAGATCATGTTCGGAGCAagaggagcaagaggagcaagaggagcaagaggagCAAGATGGTGAGAAAAGTGAGGCATCCTCAGTCATCAAGAGGAATTTGACCACCGCCGGCACAGATCAATCGGTAGCCCTCAACGGTGATGCTTACGATATCAATGCCTTTGTACACGATGCAATGAATGATGTTCATGTCACACCAATCTCCCTAAAAAGGTATGCAGCGGAGTATGAAGAAATTCATCAGATTGAACAACAGAAGGAAGCCCAGTTCGAATCAATTAGAATCAAGAATAAGCAACTGCAGCGCGAGGTGCGCAAATTGGAGCACGATTACGCTTTGCTCAATCGAGAGCATATCGAAATAGCTAATGAATTGATAAAAAACAGGCTGAGGATAGAAACGCTGCTCGACGAAAATAATGATCAAAGGCTTATGATTCTGGATCTGAAAAGGCAATTGCAGGAGGAAATAAGGAAACAGCAATTGCCGAATCCAGATGCATCTATTCCAAGTGACTTGCGTGAAGATCTCGATAGGACAATCAAGAGAAACGCTGAAGTCATGAGCtccaatttgaagcttcagGATAAAATAAACGAGCAAGAGAAAATTATCGAAGCTCTTAGAGCGGGAAACAGAGCTCCATCCCCAGGTTCGGTACCTTTCAAGCAGCCATTAGCAGGCGCCTTTTCcaaattgttcaagaatgaCAACAGCTAA
- the MRPL24 gene encoding mitochondrial 54S ribosomal protein bL28m (ancestral locus Anc_6.282), translated as MPINTATSNPVAYSIASGTMKAFSINWGFKRAFNSTTVTLRQWRLVESRRVAQQPEYKVGDPKPLYIPKTRKKAPDYKYGDATVFKQSNKGLYGASFVQYGNNISESKAKTRRRWLPNIVRKGLWSETLDKKISIRMTAKVLRTISKEGGIDNYLIKDKSARIKELGPAGWKLRYQVMRKKEARTNPPHRDAPTMELPNGESIKIYFEENLNGTPLRITVGRRKLMQLLYPLEKLEQKADRRHIDFKAFVDSHRTTSVGDLVAKLQRYGFDLSTITL; from the coding sequence ATGCCAATAAACACAGCGACGAGCAATCCTGTGGCATATTCAATCGCCTCTGGGACAATGAAAGCATTTTCTATCAATTGGGGCTTCAAACGGGCTTTCAATTCTACTACAGTGACTCTAAGACAATGGCGTTTGGTTGAAAGTAGGAGAGTCGCTCAGCAACCGGAGTATAAAGTTGGCGATCCTAAACCTTTGTATATCCCCAAGACCAGGAAAAAGGCTCCAGACTATAAATATGGGGATGCTACCGTGTTCAAGCAAAGCAACAAGGGTCTGTATGGCGCCTCGTTCGTGCAGTACGGGAACAATATCTCGGAGAGTAAAGCAAAGACCAGGAGAAGATGGCTTCCTAATATCGTGAGAAAGGGTCTTTGGAGTGAAACTTtggacaagaagatcagcatCAGAATGACAGCCAAAGTTCTGAGGACCATAAGCAAAGAGGGCGGAATTGACAACTATCTAATCAAGGACAAATCTGCAAGAATCAAGGAGTTGGGTCCCGCGGGCTGGAAACTGCGCTATCAAGTcatgagaaagaaagaggcCAGAACCAATCCACCGCACAGGGACGCTCCTACCATGGAATTGCCCAATGGTGAAAGCATCAAGATTTATTTCGAAGAAAACTTGAACGGCACGCCGCTCAGGATCACAGTCGGCAGAAGGAAACTGATGCAACTGTTATATCCACTGGAGAAGCTAGAACAGAAAGCTGACAGAAGGCACATTGATTTTAAAGCCTTTGTCGACTCACATAGAACGACCTCAGTCGGCGACTTGGTGGCTAAGTTACAGCGCTACGGGTTTGACCTCTCAACTATCACTTTATGA
- the RPL36A gene encoding 60S ribosomal protein eL36 (ancestral locus Anc_6.283) codes for MAVKTGIAVGLNKGKKVNSMTPAPKISYKKGVSSNRTKFVRSLVREFAGLSPYERRLIDLIRNAGEKRARKVAKKRLGSFSRAKAKVEEMTNIIAASRRH; via the exons ATGGCCGTTAAGACTG GTATCGCTGTTGGTTTGAACAAAGGTAAGAAGGTCAACTCCATGACCCCAGCACCAAAGATCTCCTACAAGAAGGGTGTCTCCTCCAACAGAACCAAGTTCGTCCGTTCTTTGGTCAGAGAGTTCGCCGGTTTGTCCCCATATGAGAGAAGATTGATCGATTTGATCAGAAACGCCGGTGAAAAGAGAGCCAGAAAggtcgccaagaagagacTTGGTTCCTTCTCCAGAGCCAAGGCTAAGGTCGAAGAAATGACCAACATCATCGCCGCTTCCCGTCGTCACTAA
- the SPG5 gene encoding Spg5p (ancestral locus Anc_6.280), with the protein MSSKSWGQWLKVAKKQLRHLGRTIDQELGNVLERQLPSRSGTMAKIRVPIRSTPARFPVRGSNYRNFHQVAGSAVKNDRVRLTSNISSVSVVRLFSSGSKFPRGTPRGLFTNWNIANARFSGRMYSTASIKFTHEAVSNLSLSLRCFFNALDGSVLAQGDGKHAGSKPLASSLESTARLSRKDISLIRDMEVFEMIRNHKADCLYSGSERVGCYIEFAMPDFRLKNILPSVSFADPSTLDVLNQEVSNYTTKLKDIESAVRRVCDSYGALPVSLEANRLRIHFPNLTMLEAEKRVTELGVTLGSIHPEEFQSRDACGGRNILSSFNSVADLPNSALDYSPVLSESSSSWANYEIV; encoded by the coding sequence atgtcttcaaagagttggGGGCAGTGGCTGAAAgtggccaagaagcagttgCGACATCTGGGGCGCACTATCGATCAGGAGCTTGGAAATGTCCTGGAACGGCAGCTGCCTTCCCGGAGTGGCACGATGGCTAAGATTAGGGTTCCAATTAGAAGTACCCCGGCAAGGTTCCCTGTGAGAGGCAGCAATTACAGAAATTTCCATCAGGTTGCTGGCTCTGCTGTTAAGAATGACCGTGTGCGGCTGACAAGCAACATCTCATCGGTGTCCGTGGTCAGGTTGTTCTCTTCCGGTTCAAAATTCCCCAGGGGAACGCCTCGCGGCCTTTTCACCAATTGGAATATTGCCAATGCAAGATTCTCAGGCAGAATGTACTCTACCGCAAGCATCAAGTTCACTCATGAAGCTGTCAGCAACTTGTCGTTGTCCTTGCGgtgcttcttcaatgcaCTCGATGGAAGCGTGCTGGCTCAAGGTGATGGGAAGCATGCTGGCTCGAAGCCGCTTGCATCAAGCCTTGAGTCTACGGCAAGGCTCTCGAGGAAAGACATCTCTTTGATTCGCGATATGGAGGTGTTCGAGATGATCAGGAACCACAAAGCCGACTGCTTGTATTCGGGATCGGAGAGAGTCGGCTGCTACATAGAATTTGCAATGCCTGACTTTAGGCTGAAGAATATCCTTCCCTCGGTCAGCTTTGCGGACCCATCGACTCTGGATGTGTTGAATCAGGAAGTTTCAAATTACACCACTAAGCTCAAGGATATCGAGTCTGCGGTCCGACGAGTTTGTGACAGTTATGGAGCCTTGCCTGTGAGCTTGGAAGCGAATCGACTGCGCATCCATTTCCCCAATCTAACAATGctcgaagctgaaaaacGGGTTACTGAACTTGGTGTGACATTGGGCAGTATTCACCCTGAAGAGTTTCAGTCAAGAGACGCTTGCGGTGGACGAAACATATTGTCCAGCTTCAACTCGGTCGCCGACTTGCCCAATTCGGCACTGGATTACTCTCCAGTGCTCTCCGaatcgtcttcttcctggGCGAATTACGAGATTGTTTAG
- the SGS1 gene encoding ATP-dependent DNA helicase SGS1 (ancestral locus Anc_6.278), giving the protein MVTKPSNNLRREHKWLKETSSLIDDKQLVLRVINAHNLNKKMRRDPPIGLRETNAVITGSIKIAPKAAETFYDNIAAGTNNQDSLRGHNGAQNRESQQHRPLRPVSVSVQKPNVPHSSPIKNYQRRTNHYESLVALQKSMINVLKLKSELLTRKCQIIESTSLSEDSKKSQLSSAINPQLAKLETKVNALENEIASSWKRNQENEFPSDRVDYNSSIETGNMRDAKISSTGSSVSHSLPDMLPSPAGADTDRNASLPNISRHSVPANLDEDLIQVLDDDEHSLREDHESVVLSQKSLQRAPTMTPQSQQATEEEATVEYDKNHDITTSRNLRARNNVNYKIPERDDPFDYVMGVNENNNRHLRSDDTMEAEDDNLSDYMSTRDEDKDDAIHESDLDFVVDDKVYQTDDNDYSDMRDNVEESDADMSMNYAGAAQSDPVEVILSSPSKIDGFHPGVEHIDLLDDDIENNQAVEGPASPVTNALTMSNSDLELIASEEEDELLEHDLERFDDERENIGADTDIKDLDDDLKILNERKLEEDSLQAEPRVKRECSSLDKNSIGDDDDLEDDFSLADIVGRRTDSTANDTRYPWSAEVEYRLREIFKLPGFRPHQLEAINATLSGKDVFVLMPTGGGKSLCYQLPAIVKSGKTKGTTIVISPLISLMQDQVEHLLNKNIKASMFSSKGTAEQRRQTFNLFIHGLLDLIYISPEMISASEQCKRGITKLYNDGKLARIVVDEAHCVSNWGHDFRPDYKELKYFKREYPDVPMIALTATASEQVRMDIIHNLELQNPVFLKQSFNRTNLYYEILKKTKNTIFEICGAIKTRFKGQTGIIYCHSKNSCEQVAAQMQRNGIKCAFYHAGMEPDERLTIQKAWQADEIQVICATVAFGMGIDKPDVRFVYHFTVPRTLEGYYQETGRAGRDGNFSYCIAYFSFRDVRTIQTMIQKDKNLDRENKEKHLNKLQQVMSYCDNETDCRRKLVLSYFNEDFDAKLCGKKCDNCRNSSHAMTEERDVTEESRKIVRVVESLQDSRVTLIYCQDIFKGSRSSKIVQAGHDELEYHGAGKSLQKSEIERIFFHLITTRVLQEYSIMNNSGFAVNYVKMGPNARKLLNGKFEIKMQFTRSASGSRSTSAGAAVVSRSNTASETTTKTCTSKTGAREQLRSYAYEEPANVSASPISLNNDMQLHSTQELSELNFAFQKLKEASLNIGNRLHPPVANYLPDLILKKLAKILPVTEEEFAGLLDVGDKHRNKFKYFKNIIMELRKRRIGLMVASPADISTSANSIVLSEGSSAISESALIKSKYFEAGAAEAKATEEIINQIRMSQLPSGTATSSTTTSQRKKTAAGRGFRHYRGRRRKK; this is encoded by the coding sequence ATGGTAACGAAACCCTCAAACAACCTCAGAAGAGAGCACAAATGGCTGAAAGAAACTAGCTCACTCATAGATGACAAGCAACTCGTGCTGCGGGTGATTAATGCGCATAACTTAAACAAGAAAATGCGCAGAGACCCGCCGATAGGATTGCGAGAGACGAATGCGGTCATCACTGGTAGCATCAAGATAGCGCCGAAAGCAGCCGAGACGTTCTATGATAATATAGCAGCTGGTACGAACAATCAAGACAGCTTGAGAGGACACAATGGTGCACAGAACAGGGAATCACAACAGCATAGACCACTCCGACCGGTCTCTGTTTCAGTTCAGAAGCCTAACGTTCCACATTCAAGCCCTATCAAGAATTACCAGCGACGAACCAATCACTATGAGTCTCTGGTTGCCTTGCAGAAATCGATGATAAACGTGCTAAAGCTGAAATCCGAGTTACTGACGCGCAAGTGCCAAATAATTGAATCAACATCGTTGTCAGAGGACAGCAAAAAATCTCAACTGTCATCTGCGATAAATCCGCAACTTGCTAAGCTAGAAACGAAAGTTAATGCACTCGAGAACGAAATTGCATCATcctggaaaagaaaccaagaaaaTGAGTTCCCTTCCGATAGAGTCGATTATAACAGTTCGATAGAGACTGGAAATATGCGCGATGCGAAAATATCTTCGACAGGCAGTAGTGTCAGTCATAGCCTGCCCGATATGCTGCCAAGCCCAGCCGGCGCTGATACAGATAGAAACGCATCACTTCCGAATATCAGCAGGCATTCCGTGCCGGCCAACTTGGACGAGGATCTCATCCAAgtgcttgatgatgatgaacaTTCTCTGCGTGAGGATCACGAATCAGTGGTACTATCACAAAAATCATTACAGAGAGCTCCTACAATGACCCCACAAAGTCAACAGGCaactgaagaggaagctaCTGTAGAATACGACAAAAATCATGATATAACGACCAGTAGGAATTTAAGGGCTAGGAATAATGTCAACTATAAAATACCGGAAAGGGACGATCCGTTTGATTATGTTATGGGGGTCAATGAAAATAATAATAGACATCTTCGAAGCGATGATACAATGGAAGCTGAGGATGATAATTTATCTGACTATATGAGTACAAGAGATGAGGATAAAGACGATGCGATACACGAAAGTGACTTGGATTTTGTTGTTGATGACAAGGTTTACCAGACGGATGACAATGATTACTCAGATATGCGAGATAATGTTGAAGAATCGGATGCGGATATGAGCATGAATTACGCTGGTGCTGCACAATCAGATCCCGTAGAAGTGATTCtttcttcaccttcaaAGATAGATGGGTTCCATCCAGGAGTGGAGCACATCGATCTTCTCGACGATGATATAGAGAATAACCAGGCTGTCGAAGGTCCGGCTTCTCCTGTCACCAACGCGCTGACCATGTCTAATTCAGATTTGGAGCTCATAGCGAgtgaagaggaagacgagTTGTTGGAGCATGACTTGGAACGGTTCGATGATGAACGGGAGAATATCGGCGCTGATACAGATATAAAAGATTTGGATgacgatttgaagatattgaatGAAAggaaacttgaagaagactCACTTCAAGCCGAGCCCCGAGTCAAGAGAGAGTGTTCTTCTCTGGACAAGAACAGCATAggtgatgatgatgacCTTGAGGACGATTTTTCGTTAGCTGACATTGTTGGTAGGCGGACCGACTCCACTGCAAATGATACTAGATATCCATGGTCTGCAGAGGTCGAATACCGATTGCGCGAGATTTTCAAGCTGCCGGGTTTCAGGCCGCATCAATTGGAAGCTATCAATGCTACActttctggaaaagatgTCTTCGTATTGATGCCCACCGGTGGTGGCAAATCTTTATGCTATCAGCTCCCTGCGATTGTCAAGTCGGGCAAGACAAAAGGCACTACCATAGTGATCTCACCGTTGATTTCTCTCATGCAAGACCAGGTCGAACATTTACTTAATAAAAATATCAAGGCCAGCATGTTCAGCTCAAAAGGAACAGCTGAACAGAGAAGGCAAACGTTTAACTTATTCATTCACGGCTTACTAGACTTAATATACATATCACCCGAAATGATAAGCGCATCGGAGCAATGCAAGAGGGGAATCACAAAACTTTACAACGATGGGAAACTGGCACGCATTGTTGTGGATGAAGCACATTGTGTCTCAAATTGGGGTCATGACTTCAGACCAGATTACAAGGAGCTGAAATATTTCAAGCGCGAATATCCTGACGTGCCCATGATAGCGCTGACTGCAACCGCAAGTGAGCAGGTGAGAATGGATATAATTCACAATCTAGAATTACAAAATCCAGTTTTCCTGAAACAAAGTTTCAACAGAACGAATCTCTATTACGAAATTTTaaagaaaacaaagaacactatctttgaaatctgcGGCGCCATTAAAACTCGCTTCAAAGGCCAAACAGGGATCATTTATTGTCATTCGAAAAATTCATGCGAACAAGTGGCAGCTCAGATGCAGCGCAACGGTATTAAATGTGCATTTTACCATGCTGGCATGGAGCCTGACGAGAGACTCACCATTCAAAAGGCTTGGCAGGCAGATGAAATTCAAGTGATCTGTGCCACCGTTGCTTTTGGAATGGGCATAGACAAGCCAGATGTCCGATTTGTGTATCATTTTACTGTTCCCCGTACTTTAGAGGGCTACTATCAGGAAACTGGTAGAGCCGGAAGAGATGGGAACTTTTCTTACTGTATCGCATATTTCTCTTTCAGAGATGTCAGAACGATACAAACAATGATCCAGAAGGATAAAAACTTGGATCGCGAGAACAAGGAGAAGCACTTGAATAAATTGCAACAGGTTATGTCGTACTGTGACAATGAGACAGACTGCAGAAGGAAACTGGTTCTTTCTTACTTTAACGAGGATTTTGATGCTAAGTTATGCGGAAAGAAGTGCGATAACTGTCGTAATAGCTCCCATGCAATGACTGAGGAAAGAGATGTCACAGAAGAATCACGAAAGATAGTAAGAGTCGTCGAGTCACTACAGGATAGTCGCGTAACGTTGATTTACTGTCAAGATATTTTCAAAggttcaagaagctcaaaaataGTCCAGGCAGGTCACGATGAGTTAGAGTACCACGGCGCCGGTAAATCATTACAGAAGTCTGAGATTGAGAggattttcttccatttAATTACGACTCGTGTCTTGCAAGAATACTCTATCATGAACAACAGTGGATTTGCTGTTAATTACGTGAAAATGGGTCCTAACGCAAGAAAACTACTTAACGGCAAGTTCGAAATTAAAATGCAATTCACGAGATCGGCGTCTGGTTCCAGATCCACTTCAGCTGGAGCCGCAGTTGTATCGAGAAGCAACACAGCAAGTGAGACAACAACGAAGACATGCACGTCAAAGACGGGAGCGAGGGAGCAATTAAGATCTTATGCTTACGAAGAACCTGCAAATGTTTCTGCGAGTCCTATCTCTCTAAACAATGATATGCAGTTACATTCTACGCAGGAATTGAGTGAACTAAATTTTGCTTTccagaaattgaaggaagCGTCCCTGAACATCGGAAACAGGTTACATCCGCCAGTGGCAAACTACCTACCCGATCTTATCCTGAAGAAATTGGCCAAAATTCTTCCTGTaactgaagaagaattcgCTGGACTGCTAGATGTCGGAGATAAACATCGAAATAAAttcaagtatttcaagaacattATAATGGAGCTGAGAAAACGCAGGATAGGATTAATGGTTGCGTCTCCGGCGGACATCAGTACTTCAGCAAATAGCATAGTCCTCAGTGAAGGGAGTAGCGCAATCTCAGAGAGCGCTTTAATCAAATCGAAATACTTTGAAGCCGGCGCTGCTGAAGCGAAGGCCACCGAGGAGATTATCAACCAGATTCGTATGAGTCAGTTGCCCTCAGGAACTGCAACCTCAAGCACAACAACCAGtcagagaaagaaaacagCTGCTGGTCGTGGATTTCGCCACTATAGAGGTAGAAGGAGGAAAAAATAG